One Urocitellus parryii isolate mUroPar1 chromosome 8, mUroPar1.hap1, whole genome shotgun sequence DNA window includes the following coding sequences:
- the Gtf3c6 gene encoding general transcription factor 3C polypeptide 6 isoform X1: MAAAEQPTREDREEEEEEAQEQFVLVELSGIIDSDFLSKCENKCKILGIDTERPIMQLDSYVFAGEYEDTLGTCVIFEENPEHVDAEGNNKTLLKYKCHTMKKLSMTRTLLTEKKEGEENIGGVEWLQMKDNDFSYRPNMICSFLHENEDEVVAAASDKPLELEEREIQMKDSSNLIYEQEKSLHLETEESSPLVDIPSSEMEGSVFMETQGAPLEITPR, from the exons ATGGCAGCGGCCGAGCAGCCGACCCgggaggacagagaggaggaagaggaggaggca CAGGAGCAGTTTGTTCTGGTTGAATTATCGGGAATCATCGATTCAGACTTTCtctcaaaatgtgaaaataaatgcaAGATTTTG GGAATTGACACTGAAAGGCCCATTATGCAATTGGATAGCTATGTCTTTGCTGGGGAATATGAAG ATACTCTTGGAACATGTgttatatttgaagaaaatccTGAACATG TGGATGCAGAAGGCAATAATAAAACACTGCTAAAATACAAATGCCATACAATGAAGAAACTCAGCATGACAAGAACTCTTCtgacagagaagaaggaaggagaagaaaacatag GTGGAGTAGAATGGCTACAAATGAAGGATAATGATTTCTCCTACAGACCTAACATGATTTGTAGCTTCCTACATGAAAATGAAGATGAAGTTGTAGCTGCAGCCTCAGATAAACCTTTGGAATTGGAAGAGCGGGAGATTCAAATGAAAGACAGTTCAAACCTGATCTATGAACAGGAGAAATCACTGCATTTGGAAACAGAGGAGTCAAGTCCTCTTGTTGATATCCCTTCTTCTGAGATGGAAGGTTCTGTTTTTATGGAAACTCAAGGTGCTCCCTTGGAAATCACTCCTAGATGA
- the Gtf3c6 gene encoding general transcription factor 3C polypeptide 6 isoform X2: protein MAAAEQPTREDREEEEEEAEQFVLVELSGIIDSDFLSKCENKCKILGIDTERPIMQLDSYVFAGEYEDTLGTCVIFEENPEHVDAEGNNKTLLKYKCHTMKKLSMTRTLLTEKKEGEENIGGVEWLQMKDNDFSYRPNMICSFLHENEDEVVAAASDKPLELEEREIQMKDSSNLIYEQEKSLHLETEESSPLVDIPSSEMEGSVFMETQGAPLEITPR from the exons ATGGCAGCGGCCGAGCAGCCGACCCgggaggacagagaggaggaagaggaggaggca GAGCAGTTTGTTCTGGTTGAATTATCGGGAATCATCGATTCAGACTTTCtctcaaaatgtgaaaataaatgcaAGATTTTG GGAATTGACACTGAAAGGCCCATTATGCAATTGGATAGCTATGTCTTTGCTGGGGAATATGAAG ATACTCTTGGAACATGTgttatatttgaagaaaatccTGAACATG TGGATGCAGAAGGCAATAATAAAACACTGCTAAAATACAAATGCCATACAATGAAGAAACTCAGCATGACAAGAACTCTTCtgacagagaagaaggaaggagaagaaaacatag GTGGAGTAGAATGGCTACAAATGAAGGATAATGATTTCTCCTACAGACCTAACATGATTTGTAGCTTCCTACATGAAAATGAAGATGAAGTTGTAGCTGCAGCCTCAGATAAACCTTTGGAATTGGAAGAGCGGGAGATTCAAATGAAAGACAGTTCAAACCTGATCTATGAACAGGAGAAATCACTGCATTTGGAAACAGAGGAGTCAAGTCCTCTTGTTGATATCCCTTCTTCTGAGATGGAAGGTTCTGTTTTTATGGAAACTCAAGGTGCTCCCTTGGAAATCACTCCTAGATGA